A window of Mucilaginibacter paludis DSM 18603 contains these coding sequences:
- a CDS encoding xanthine dehydrogenase molybdopterin binding subunit, which translates to MKNIDSRTHTRGESIYLDDIPLIQGTLFGASFGSPVANGVIKKLDLSEAEKAPGVVKILTYKDITGANQIGGIVPDEPLLADHHVDFCGMPIAFVVAESTEAAHAAVKKIKVEIDPLPVITDPREAQALGQLIVPPRTHRLGDTQSAWQHCQYIFDGVAETNGQEHLYIETQGAYAIPQENNALKIYSSTQSPRATQQASCKVLGLPMHQVEVDVIRLGGGFGGKEDQANAWAALCALAAHLLKKPVKYALDRMEDMAMTGKRHPYSSDFKIGLDKDFKILAYEVTFYQNAGAAADLSPAVLERTLFHCTNTYFIPNVQAVAYSCKTNLPPNTAFRGFGGPQGMFVIEAAIVKAAENLGVDASVIQQINLNKTGDEFPYGQLAVSEARACWDKAESKFDISRIKVETEDFNKNNRLYKKGLAMMPICFGISFTNTMMNQGRALVHVYTDGSVSVSTGAVEMGQGVNTKMLQVAAFVFGIDSDKVKLQSTSTSRVANTSPSAASATADLNGKAVFMACSQIADRLKQVIAEEMHVAAESVTLKDNHVYINNEKQDYTWERLIMAAFFKRVSLSEHAHYATPEIHYDKLKEKGHPFAYHVYGTAITQVSIDCLRGTYEIDAVKVVHDFGVSMNPLIDRGQIEGGIVQGIGWMTMEELIYDKNGKLKSNALSTYKVPDIYSVPKVLDIDFLDSSYDNLAIFRSKAVGEPPLMYGIGAYFALRNAIKAFNPSAHIPLSAPMTPEKTLMALYSKPLKPDQEKNEETTSSLEVNQQ; encoded by the coding sequence ATGAAGAATATAGATTCCAGGACACACACGCGGGGCGAATCCATTTATTTAGATGATATACCATTAATTCAAGGCACCTTATTTGGAGCTTCGTTCGGTTCGCCGGTTGCAAACGGGGTGATCAAAAAGCTGGATCTTTCCGAAGCGGAAAAAGCTCCCGGCGTAGTAAAGATACTAACCTATAAAGATATTACCGGCGCAAACCAGATAGGCGGAATTGTACCCGATGAACCTTTACTGGCCGATCATCATGTTGATTTTTGCGGGATGCCCATCGCTTTTGTAGTGGCCGAAAGTACCGAAGCCGCACACGCGGCGGTGAAGAAGATCAAGGTTGAGATTGATCCGCTGCCCGTAATTACCGATCCGCGCGAAGCGCAAGCCCTGGGGCAATTGATCGTTCCGCCACGTACACACAGGCTGGGTGATACTCAAAGTGCCTGGCAACACTGCCAATATATTTTTGATGGCGTAGCCGAAACCAACGGGCAGGAACATCTGTATATCGAAACCCAGGGCGCTTATGCCATCCCACAGGAAAACAACGCGTTAAAAATCTACTCGTCAACACAGAGCCCGCGTGCCACGCAACAGGCCTCGTGTAAGGTATTGGGCCTGCCAATGCACCAGGTAGAGGTTGATGTGATTCGCCTCGGCGGAGGTTTTGGCGGCAAAGAAGATCAGGCCAATGCCTGGGCCGCCTTATGCGCGCTGGCGGCGCACCTACTGAAAAAGCCGGTGAAGTATGCTTTGGACCGGATGGAAGATATGGCCATGACGGGCAAAAGGCACCCCTATTCATCCGACTTTAAGATTGGCTTAGACAAGGATTTCAAGATACTGGCCTACGAGGTTACCTTTTATCAAAATGCCGGCGCGGCGGCCGATCTGTCGCCAGCGGTACTTGAGCGCACCTTATTCCATTGCACCAATACTTACTTTATACCCAACGTACAGGCCGTAGCGTACAGCTGCAAAACAAACCTGCCGCCCAATACGGCCTTTCGCGGTTTCGGTGGCCCGCAGGGGATGTTTGTAATAGAGGCTGCCATTGTAAAAGCAGCCGAAAACCTGGGTGTTGATGCATCGGTTATCCAGCAAATCAACCTCAATAAAACCGGCGACGAATTTCCTTATGGGCAATTGGCCGTAAGTGAAGCCCGCGCCTGCTGGGATAAGGCGGAGAGCAAATTTGATATCAGCCGTATCAAAGTAGAAACCGAAGATTTCAATAAAAACAACCGCCTTTATAAAAAAGGCCTTGCCATGATGCCCATCTGCTTTGGCATATCGTTCACCAATACCATGATGAACCAGGGCCGGGCGCTGGTTCACGTTTATACCGATGGCAGCGTAAGCGTAAGCACCGGCGCTGTAGAGATGGGGCAAGGGGTAAATACCAAAATGCTGCAAGTGGCGGCCTTTGTTTTTGGTATTGATAGCGATAAGGTAAAGCTGCAATCAACCAGTACCAGCCGGGTAGCCAACACTTCGCCGTCCGCAGCAAGCGCCACCGCCGATTTAAACGGAAAAGCTGTTTTTATGGCGTGCAGCCAGATTGCCGACCGCTTAAAACAGGTTATTGCTGAAGAAATGCATGTGGCTGCAGAGAGCGTTACCCTGAAGGACAATCACGTTTATATCAATAACGAAAAACAGGATTACACCTGGGAGCGCTTAATTATGGCGGCATTTTTTAAACGCGTCAGCCTGTCGGAACATGCGCATTATGCCACCCCCGAGATCCATTATGACAAGCTTAAAGAGAAAGGGCACCCTTTTGCATATCACGTTTATGGCACAGCTATCACGCAGGTAAGCATAGACTGCCTGCGCGGAACTTATGAGATTGACGCCGTTAAGGTGGTACACGATTTTGGCGTAAGCATGAACCCGCTGATTGACCGCGGGCAAATTGAGGGTGGAATTGTTCAGGGTATTGGCTGGATGACGATGGAAGAGCTAATTTATGATAAAAACGGCAAGCTCAAATCCAACGCCTTATCAACTTATAAAGTGCCTGATATTTATTCGGTGCCCAAGGTATTGGATATCGATTTTTTAGACAGCAGTTACGATAACTTAGCCATCTTCCGCTCCAAGGCCGTTGGCGAGCCGCCTTTAATGTACGGTATAGGCGCCTATTTTGCATTGCGCAATGCCATCAAGGCGTTTAACCCGTCGGCCCATATCCCCCTTTCGGCCCCGATGACGCCCGAGAAAACTTTGATGGCCTTATACTCCAAACCGCTAAAACCAGACCAGGAAAAGAATGAGGAAACAACAAGCAGTTTGGAAGTTAATCAGCAATAG